gtgtgcaatccaggtgtacaatccaggtgtgcaatccaggtgtgcaatccaggtgtgcaatccaggtgtacaatccaggtgtacaatccaggtgtgcaatccaggtgtgcaatccaggtgtgcaatccaggtgtacaatccaggtgtacaatccaggtgtgcaatccaggtgtgcaatccaggtgtgcaatccaggtgtgcaatccaggtgtgcaatccaggtgtgcaatccaggtgtacaatccaggtgtacaatccaggtgtacaatccaggtgtacaaaactcttagagacttacaatggtatattctaacatgcattgaTTCAGCCGtgtcaatacttatgtaaattaggtattttttgtatttcattttttcAGTAAATTTGAAAAAGActcaaaaaaataatgttttcactttgtcattatgaggttttATGTGTCGATAGGTGAGGGGGTAAAataatgttttcactttgtcattatgaggttttATGTGTCGATAGGTGAGGGGGTAAAataatgttttcactttgtcattatgaggttttATGTGTCGATAGGTGAGGGGGTAAAATAATGTTATCCGTTATGaattcagcctgtaacacaactaaatgtggaataagtgaatTTATGTTACTGTCTCCTCAGACTTGTTAAAACCTTGTCCTCGTTGGTTCACATTAGTTTGAACATTTACCAAGCTTATTGTTGAGGGAACGCTTTCAACAGAGGTGTTGAAATTGTTTATTTTGTTTTCTGTAAAAGATGATAGCTAACTAACACACGTCCCCAGTCTGTTCTGGGGTTATGAGTTCAATGAATTTGTACAAGCTTTTGTTGCTGTCATCAAATAACAAtcttgatttctctctctctctccccaccatcctccatcactccttctctctcctctctctcttcctgcatctctctctccccaccatcctccatcactccttctctctcctctctctcttcctgcatctctctctccccaccatcctccatcactccttctctctcctctctctcttcctgcatctctctctccccaccatcctccatcactccttctctctcctctctctcttcctgcatctctctctccccaccatcctccatcactccttctctctcctctctctcttcctgcatctctctctccccaccatcctccatcactccttctctctcctctctctctcttcctgcatccctctctccccctcctcctctcgcttactttcccttcctctatcccctcCAGACCTGACACGTAGCGCCAGCCTATCAGAGAAGGAGTTGAAGGAGGCGAGGGTGAGGTCACAGATCATCGCTGCCCAGTTGACCATCCCGTCTGGCTGCTCCAACTCCCGCGGAGTCCAGCTCTTCAACCGCCGCCAGCAGAGAGTCAACGCCTTCACGCTAGAGAGCTGCGGGGAAAGAACGAGGGaagaggagcgagaggagagagacggagacaccAGGAACAACAACCTGACATGGGAAGAAGAGCGAGGGGGACCTAGTGAggggacaaagacagacagacaactgaaCTGCAGCGggataaaacaaccactctggtCGCCACCCTCTGGAAGTGAGGTCACCGGAAGTGACGTCATGAAGGACCCAGGTGACGAGCACATCTACGAGGAAGTGGAAACAGTGACACAGGAGAGACACTTCAAGCCGGTGAACGAGAGacaaggggaggaggaagagaggagtggagagagagaaagagaggaaatatACGAGGATATTGAGGGTGAAGTGAAGGATGAGATTATGTCAGTAAATGAAAACAACACCGGTCCAGTCAGAGAGGAAGTGGGGATGAATAGAGGGTCATACACATACCCCACAGCTCCCCCTGAGACCCGTAATGGCTTCCACAGCACCCAGGGCTCTGCTGGAGAGATCCATAATGGAGGCCGAGTTTCTATGTCCCTGTCCAGACAGGCCCCCACCATCGTCAACCGGACAGCCAGACCCTTCTTCTCCCCGCCCACCGTACAACCCAAGTCCCCAGAGGCCAGGAGTCCCGTCATGGATAACAACATACCTCCAGCTCCCTCTTATCCTACCCCAACTCTTCCCCCAGCTTCCTCAgactccactccccctctccctcctttcactGCCACTCGCCCCGTagccttctcccctcctccccctcctccctcatacCCCATGCCTCCTCTCCCAGCCttccccatccatcctcctccttctccctcccagtctctctccagtcctccagccATGTCTACCGTCATGTTCCCTAGATCTACACCCGTCTCCCAGTACAACCCTGCTCCTACAGCTGCCCCAGTGTCCCAGTATCTACCCCCCAACCCTCCTGTCACCCACAACATCCCTCCTCCAAGTTCCCCCAGAGCCAACACCTTTGTCCCCTTCACCCCTCAGCCTATTGGTCAACAGAACCAGCAGCAGCCAATCAAAACGGGAATCCTGGAGGAAGGGGCGGCGGCCATCAGACGATCGTCGACAGCCAGGAAGTCCATGTTCACCTTTAAGGAGAAGCCTGTCATGGCACCCAACCCTGAactcctctctctggtccagGGGAACGATGATAGGAAGAAGCACGGCCTCCGCTCCGTTCCCGACTCAGCCCCAGAGGAGGAGCTGCTGGCTCTGGGGGCCGAGGCCTCTAACTTCCTAgccagggaggaggtgaaggcggAGGCTGCCAACGTGCCGGAGTGGTCCTCCTGTCTCAAGAGCTCCAGGACCAGGGAGCCCAGGGGGCAGCACCAGCCAGAGCAGATCCTGACCAACGCATCAGGGAAGGGGGCCGAGCTATTCGCTAAGCGCCAGTCCAGGATGGAGAAGTACGTAGTGGAGAACCAGAATGTCTCCGGTGGTGGAGGTGGCCAGATGAGGTCTCCGTCTCCCACCGCGTCTCTGCCGCCATCTTGGATCTATCCATCTAATATGCCTGGCCGGGTCAAAGCTATTGCTAACAACACTGACCT
This DNA window, taken from Oncorhynchus gorbuscha isolate QuinsamMale2020 ecotype Even-year linkage group LG13, OgorEven_v1.0, whole genome shotgun sequence, encodes the following:
- the LOC123993759 gene encoding synaptopodin, whose protein sequence is METERGHMSVRRGVSWSPGGGRKSLQGGQGRDVDTGNRESNASWEKRDNRGIKGQVTSTSTNQLARKTNLTRSASLSEKELKEARVRSQIIAAQLTIPSGCSNSRGVQLFNRRQQRVNAFTLESCGERTREEEREERDGDTRNNNLTWEEERGGPSEGTKTDRQLNCSGIKQPLWSPPSGSEVTGSDVMKDPGDEHIYEEVETVTQERHFKPVNERQGEEEERSGEREREEIYEDIEGEVKDEIMSVNENNTGPVREEVGMNRGSYTYPTAPPETRNGFHSTQGSAGEIHNGGRVSMSLSRQAPTIVNRTARPFFSPPTVQPKSPEARSPVMDNNIPPAPSYPTPTLPPASSDSTPPLPPFTATRPVAFSPPPPPPSYPMPPLPAFPIHPPPSPSQSLSSPPAMSTVMFPRSTPVSQYNPAPTAAPVSQYLPPNPPVTHNIPPPSSPRANTFVPFTPQPIGQQNQQQPIKTGILEEGAAAIRRSSTARKSMFTFKEKPVMAPNPELLSLVQGNDDRKKHGLRSVPDSAPEEELLALGAEASNFLAREEVKAEAANVPEWSSCLKSSRTREPRGQHQPEQILTNASGKGAELFAKRQSRMEKYVVENQNVSGGGGGQMRSPSPTASLPPSWIYPSNMPGRVKAIANNTDLSARLTRTLQTPQPSNRRPSQQAQTPAPVPEEPPLENGCTKIEMDLSRHKPYQLNSSLFIFNPVQDSTSTLLSALPRGAPPPPKPLVSSEAYTRQASLPSSNPPSHNYNSLPRFRPTMSPSLQPPSGGIGGGDNYPPQHGGTPQLRDPRITSPVSAFSPERVASPRSSVQAPRPTFSAKRAGIEPQTRKESPPTPTHTTPTPTRTPQFTRRFSSPEGPPTPSGVRSPTPQTSMKSSSSSRPHHQGTTTPTSPVSPPWETRCQSPAVVNQTTKPFSTASLSRPKPSTTTSPISPVSPWGSRCQSPNINQTTKPFSTTIPNSSSSRPSHQGNITSPLSPSPLSPPWGSRCQSPIVSPNNSKANHRLLAKNIINAAKRKNSPSPGALSGLNLPISPLGDNTTHQHHQGYDHSSSSSKPPLQPLPVQGHGVPVPPLCQPSSHPYRGDPVPSKALQHQVPH